Part of the Canis lupus dingo isolate Sandy chromosome 36, ASM325472v2, whole genome shotgun sequence genome is shown below.
CTCAGGGTGGAATGTTCGATGTTATTATGGAATTTTCGGTGATTGGTAAGATTTTCTGCATCCCCACAGGGTCGTGGTGAAAGGAGATAAGACACTCAGAGAGAAGGTACGGGCTTCGTTGGACCAGCAAGGCCGCAGACGTGTCCATAAATAACCCCTGCCTGCTGCACCGCAACAGGGGGGAAAATCCCTGTGAAATGAATACAGGAATCACTGGTCACACGGTgtcacccagacacacacacacacacacacacacagatcaacTTTTTTTgccctaaagaaaaagaaactggggTAGAGGAAAGCGAAGAAGATACAGGAGCGACGGGGGTGGCTGAGGGAAGGCTTGAACAGGCAGGAGAGTAACAGCTCGGAGAGCCCTTCCAGGTGTTCGATCCCGCGGGGAGCAGGGACCCGGCTCGCGCAGGGCCTCGCGGTCTCTGGGCGCCTGGCGCCCCCTGGTGGAAATCTCCGTGGACGCCTTCCTATTGTGAGGGGCTTTTCCGAAAGTGGCAATTCATTAAATATGCTTAAATAATGCAAAGGGAGAATCCTTTAAGAGCGCAAAAttgtagggggtgggggagagtgggcagggcagggagggacgGTCCGCGGCCCATCCCCCCCACCCgtacccccgcccccacccccgccctctgGGGCCACCTCTGCGCTCGGGTTTCCCCGTTTGTGTGGAGCAGCGCTCGTGCGTGTCATTAACCTTCAGCTGTGATCCATCAGGAGGACTTCTTCCCCCATTACCGCGGAGGCCAGAGCTGGCAGGCCGGCAGGGAGTGAGTGCACAGAGGGCGGGAGCCGGGACCTCTGCTCTGCGGGTGGCACCGGGTAGCGGGACCCGGGGAAAGTACTTTAGGGGAGGCTCCCAGCtggaggaagaaactgaaatgaaGGGAGAGGAGGTCTCCTGCGGGGTCtgagtgtcccccccccccccatctctgctCCCTTTGCTCTGACGGCCGTCCCGGCTCAGTAGAGAGAGCCAGCGAGGACCCAACGCCAGAGCTCGCTTTCACTCATCAAAGAGTCGTGGGGTCGCAGATCTAGGGGAACCTCGAGGAAAGAAATCGAGCCAAAGCCGCTGCTCTAGTCTTCTCGAAGAtacgggaggggcaggggaaggtggagagggaggaagaggaagcacaACTCTTTCCCCTGGTCTCACCCGACAGACACCCTCTTTGAGAAAACAGAGCCAGCCGGGTACGTTCTGGATTACTCACAGGGCCTGTTCTTTCCGGGCCCCAAACCGTGATCGGGATCTATAATCGGCCTTCCGAGCCCCCGAGGCCAGCAGGCACCTGCAAaggggccccgcgccccgccgacGAGCTGCCCCCGCGAGCGGCGGCCGCGTGATCCCCCCGCCGAGCCGTCCCCGCCTCCCCActccgcccccgcctcccccgaaGCCTACCAGCTGCCTCTCCCGACAGCTCTTCTGCTCCCGGCGCTCGCGTGCGGGACGGTGCTGGCGGGAGCGGGGCGGCAGCTGGAGGCGACGCCGGGGCAGCACGCCGGCGGCGGGCCCGGGGAGCGGATCGCGGCGCGCTGCGCAGAGGAGCGGCGGGAGCGCCCGGCGGCGGTCGCCCAGCCCAGGTGGGTAAGCGCGGCCGCCCCGACTCCCCGGCGCCGGCTTCAGCGGTCCAGCGCGGCCTCTTCTCCCGGTCTCTAGGCCAACCCCCCACGCCCCGCGACCGCCACCGACCCTCCCCGGCAGAACGCGTCCCGCGGCGCGGCGCCCCCCGCCCTCGCGCTCATCCCGTCCCCACCAGCGACATTCACGCCCGCGGATGCTCCGGGGCTGACGCCCGCGCCCAAGAGGAGAGAGGATTTTCCTCATCGCTTCCCGGCTCTGAGCGCCCATCTCCCCAAAGGGCTCCTGGGCGGCAGCAGCCAGAGGCGCGCTGCGAGCGGTAACCTGTTACTTCCCCCCGAAGCTGCGGTCCCCGGTTGCAACCTGCGTGGCCGTTAGAGTGCGcgcccggggccggcgggggaCGCCGGGGTGCGCGTGCAGGCGGGGGCGAGCGGCTGTTACTCTGCGGGGTCTCGGGTCTCCCCAGCCTGGCCCGGGCTCCGTCCCGGGGCCTCGGGCAGCACCGCGCCAGCGCCGAGCGCAGTACGGGGCGGTCGCGCACGGGTCCCAGTCGGCCGCCTCCCGCGCGCAGAGGGCGAGGTCGTCTCCCCGGGCACGTTCCCCTTGCTCGCCTCGCTCCACCTCTTCGGCTTCGTACAGCGAAAAATCCGGGGACCTCAGACAGTTGGGTGGAGAGGGCGCACGGAAAGCCGGACCGAGCCTCGTCCTTGGGCTTCCAGATGGCGCAAAGCGGGGTGGGACAAGGGGGAGACGTGGCTCCGACCCGCTGCTTTCCGGCTGTCTGGAGTGCAAGGTGACTGTACTTCTTCCCCGACCAAGTCCGAGAGAGCACGCCAAGATACAGaccctcttttcctctccccttgTCTCGCCAAAGTCCCCCGTCCTCGGAGCAGTTAGCCTCCTTCTTTCCAGGGAATTAGCCAGACACAACAACGGGAACCAGACACCGAACCAGACGTGCCCGCCCCGTGCGCGCTCCCCCCGCCTGCCCGCCCTCCCGCTGCCGGAGCCCAATGGGGCTTGTCGTGGCTCGGCCGGGAAATCGCGCGCCGAGCCTCCCCGGCCCTCCTGGCCCtgtccccccgcgcccccgcggcccggACTGGCCTTGGGCTCCCCTCGTCTCTGCGCTGCGCTCCAGGTCACCCCGCTCCGCCGCCACACTGGAGAGCAGCCCGGGGCGACGTTGCCCGCGCCGGAGTCCCAGAGCTTGCGCGCACGTCCCCTCCTCCCCTCGGCGCACCCCGACTCGGCCCGTTAGGTGCCCTTCCTCCCGCCTCCCTGTCCCGAGCCCAGACTTCTAGGGGAGCGTCCGCGCCCCCCGGCCGCCCGGACCCCGGAAGCCCTCCCCGCACTGCTCTCGCTTCTCTTTGCAGCGCGTCCCTGCGCCCGACTGGCCGAGGACCCCGGACAGCAGAGGCCCCGGGACGACCGAGCTGATGGCGTCTTCGACCCCTTCTTCGTCCGCAACCTCCTCGAATGCGGGAGCGGACCCCAATACTGCCAACCTGCGCCCCACAAGTAGGTTCTGCCCCAGTTTCCTAGCAGATGGACTGCGGGGAAGATGGGGGCGCTGGGACGTGAGGAGGCTGCGCCGGCGGCAAGGGAAGGGGGAGCGCGCAGACGATGGAGGCTGGAAAGCAGTGGGGCCCTGACCTGGGTCGCGGCCAGAGGTCGTTTGGCTGCCGGGAACGCCGGGCGATTCTGGGGCGCAGGAGATGGGAACCGCGCAAGGTTCCAGCAGCCGCGACCGCTGGGGGCTTCGCTTCGGGGGAGGGACGGGCGGCGAGTGTTGTTTTGCTGTGTGTGGTTTCTCTGCTTTGTGGGACGACGGGGGTCAGGGCAGAGGACGGTGTGGGGGGACTGTGGTCTCGGCGGGAATGGAGAGTTTTCTGTCTCCAGCTCTCGGTGAGCCGAGACCCgacccccccctcctcctcctctccccctgcgcTGTGCTCCAAGTCTATAATCAGCGGAAATTTCGACGTTAATTGCAGCTTTTAGAAAACTCGAGGTCCCTAATTGCTCCAAATTTGCGTCGAGCTATTGACGAGTGAGGGAGAAGCCAGGGGCGTGAAAGGTGCATAAAATGGTTTGAGGCTGAGCCTCGACATTTTAGACAATTACAtctcagacacacaaaaaaagaaagaaagaaaaaaggggggaaaaaagaaaaagagaaacggGAGCGGGCAGCAACCTGAGTGGAGAGAAGTGGGGAACCAGGAAGGGCCAGAAGCTTTGCCAGGGCGAGAAGAGAGGGcacccttctcttttctccagggCAGGAGATCTGTCAGCAATTGACAGGtcagcagaagagaagaaaaggggaaCCAAATAAAAGGGGGGAAGAGGGCTTTATGCTTCCCCATCTCTGGCTCAGTGTGTTCCTCAGCCCGTTTCCGGAATCTGTCTTTAATTCAGATTTATTTCCTACCTTTCCGTAGAAGACTGGCGATGAGGgaattgctattctttttttccaatttggattGAAATGagcgccccctcccccagtctATCAGCTCCAGTGGTGACAGCCCCAGAATTTCCACATAAGAAGGGCTTAGGAATGGCAGTGTGGTTAGGAAGCCTCCTCGCTATGATTTTATGGCACTTTCcataagcttgaaaaaaaaatggcaattgTTCCCATCCACGGAAACGGGAATGTTATCCCGCAAGCCCCCTGTCCAAACCCTCGGGCTACCGCCGGCTCCCGGGGCGGAGGCCTTGGCTGAAGTCCTGAGGGTGCGACGCGGTTGCCTTCCCCGCtcgggctccctgccccccaggcgAGCTGCGATAACCCACACAACAAAGGGGCTCGGGAGAGCCGCCAGCCCCGGTGGCACGTGAGCCGGGCACGGGCGGCCGAGCGGCCCGATCAGGCCGGGAGGCCGAGGCCCGGAGCCTTTGTCTGTTGCTCTGGCCTTGATGGATTTCCTCCCCAGACCTCTCCACATTCTCTGCCCCCCTTTTTTGCTGCCGGACAGGGCCAGGCGGCCACTGTGTTCCCCCACCCCAGAGTcctgcccccttcccacccccaccccaccccaccccaccccaccgggGTTAACCTTACCTGCCGTGGGCAGCCCGCAGTGGAGCGCATCTGCCCAACCTCGGGGCCGAGCACATGGCCTGGCGCGCCCCCGAGGCCGAGGGACGACGGTCGAGGGCCCTGCCTGGGAAGAGCGCGCGGCACCCGCGCTGAGGACGCCCTCGGCCGCCCCCGGCAGCCCAGCTGCGgcctgggcatggaggctgcagGCGCCCGCCGGGCCCTCCACCCGCTCGCCCGCCCTTGCAGACGCACCCTGGCCCGCCCGGGTCTCCCGGGACGCGGCCCTGCTCCGTCCGCACCGCCTTGCTCCTCCCCTTGTTCCCGCgacccctgctccctgcccttcGCCCCTCGGCCTTCTGGACCTTGGCTACCCCAAAGGGGATCCCTcacttctccccatctctccGTCGGGCTATTCCCGCAACCCCCAACTCTGGAAGGCGGTGCCTTGGGTCTGAAGGCCAAAGCCCCAGCTGCGTAGCCTTGGAAGATTcgcttaacctccctgagcctcaaggTTTCTATTTGTACAACGAGGCGTAGGTTAACACCCTTCTTGTTTCAGAGGGTGGCTCCGAGGATGGCGTTTAAAGCGAAAGCACTTTATGGAGTGGAAATAGCTCTTTACCCGCCAGGTATTAGTCTAAGGGATTTGCTTTCGCACCGATTTCCTGTCGGTGGCAGGAACTCCATCTGTGACCTGCTGTCTCCCTGACGTCGGTCTGTGTCGTCTCCCCGCTGGGGCTCCGTTGTGCCTCGGGTTTAATGGATGTCACTCTCCTTATCGCCGCCAACATTCGCGCGCGGCGGAAAGCTCGGACGGGGCGCGGCGGGGGATGGGAGGGATTGGGAGCCCCTCGCTTCGGGAGATGCGAAGGGAATTGCTCGcggggcccgccccgccccgcccgcgctccTCCTGGAGGCCGGACCCGAGGGCAGGAGAGGCCCTGAGGACTTTGAGATCAGCCTGGCGTGGCGGCCAGGAAAGCACAACGCAGCGCCCGGGTCTGCCACTGGGGCCCAGGAAGGGCGCCTGATTGCCTTCGCCTGCTCCAGACCCCGGACCCCCGAGGGAAGGGTTAATGAGGGGCGCTGCGAAGAGGGGTCCGGGATGAGGACGCGAGGCGTACCATTGTTTCCCCGACTCTGGGTCCGCCTGAAGAGCAGCCATGCGAGCCGGATCATCTAGTCAAATACTATTTTTCACCCAATTAATTCCTGAACTCTTCCGCGACCCCATTTCATGCCAGTTTATTTTAAGCTGCCACTCGGCTGGAGACCCGCCAAGAAATTATGAGACGTATTGGTCCCAGATGCCTCTGTGTTCCCTTTCCGGGCTGCCGTGGTCGCCCTTCGAGTCTGCAGGGCGGAGACCGCGCGACAGGGCCTGGCGGGTGGGTGCGGGGTAACTCGAGAGCTCTGGCCCGGTCTTTTGCACGTGGGGTGGGCCCTGCCCCACTCGGATGTCGCCTCCCCGGCTCCGCCGCTCCGCGCCGGCTGCTTGCAAGGCTGGCGGGCCGCGGGGGTGCTCCGGCTTCCAGTGACACCATTCTGCACCTGAAAGCGGGAGCAGGAAGGGAGTGTCACGGGCACTCGAAGGGCACGAGTCTGTCTGCCCATTGGGCAACGGATCTAGCTTCTTGCTCCTTTCAGGAaggagaggtttctttttttttttaagattttatttacttattcacgagcgACACAGagacgtagagggagaagcaggctcctcgtggggagcctgatgcgggactcgatcccaggaccctgggatcatgacctaagccaaaggcagaggctcaacccctgagccacccaggtgcctccaggaaGGAGTCTTTATTGAGGCGCTCTGGCGAaacacctgcctcctcctccccagaatacctttgccctccctccccctggtcCCACCAGGCTCCGCAGCTCACTGATCGCACCTCTTTTGCTTTTTAGCGTATGACACCTGGTGCGGCGTGGCCCATGGATGCACGAGAAAACTGGGTCTCAAGATCTGCGGTGAGTGGAAAGGCCCGCTGGGGCCCAGCAGGGCGGCGCAGCGCTCCAGGGCTTTGGGGGCGCAAGAGAGTGGGGTGCGCGGAAGGAGATCCCGGCTCTTGGGTTTGGTTTTCTACATTCCCTACAGCCCCGCCGCCTGGCGAGACGTCCTTCTACAAGTCTTaaccctcctctgcctccccttgacccggccggggtgggggggcaccttTTCTGCTGGAGTCGGGGTACCACCCAGAGACCGCGGAGCCTCCCCGCTCCAGGTGCGAGAGCGCAAGCACAGCGCCCCCTCGCGGCAGCCTCGCTTTTCCCGCCCCGCGTGGGCCGGGGGATCCTAAGCGAGCTCTCCACCTGCGTGGGGGAAGGTCTGGTACCAAAGGTGAGCGGGTCTGGCTTTCCTGGAGAGCAGGCCTTAGGCACGGTTTGCGCCTGAGGCGGAGGCTGGCACGTCGCCGTCCCCCCTTACCCCCAGCCGGCGTACGTTGAAAGTGGCCGCCCCAGCGGGAGAATTTGCCCCCGAGGCGTCACAACGGATTCCGATGTCGTTGTTCAGGCTTTGCCCGGAGCCCTCGGTGGCCTGCCTGGGGGAGGTGCGGGCGGCGCAGGCCGGGGCGATTGCCGAGCTTGCCcttgaaagagagggaaggatgagGGGGCGGGCGGAGGCGTGGGGCCGCAGGAGCAGAAAGGGGGTGTCGGGCACGATTTGCcagtgaggaagaaaaatagatcCGGGAGCTGGAGAGGAGAATGAACCGTTCTCCGGAGACATGAGGGTCTGAAATGAAAACGCCCAAGGGATGTcattttttctaaggaaaaaaggAGATTTGTTCGAAGGGACACAGCTGAGTGGCTCCGGCTGAACAATGAGGACCTGCTTTCCTTGCTACATTTCACCGTCTAAAATCTCTAGTCTTATCGGACCAGAAAATACGGTCGTCCCcgggcagggggtgcaggggcggGGGAAGATTAACGAGGGGCTTATTAAAGAGCCATCCGTCAGCGGCTGCGCGCGGGAGATagcggcggggcggccgcggggcacgccctccccgggtccccgcgcgccctccccggGTCCCCGCGCGCCTTCCCCAGGCCCCCGCGCGCCCTCCCGGCCCCCGCGCGCCCTCCCGGCCCCTGCGCCCTCCGGCCCCCGCGCGCCCTCCCGGCCCCCGCGCGTCCCCTGGGCCTGCGCTCCGCGCTCCTGTGCGTGCGGGGCCCGAGGCCGGcggcagctggggcaggagcagacCGCGGGTATTAGCGGCTGCCGGGAGCCATCGGCCCTTCCCCGCTTGGCCGCGAGGCGCCCTCCCTGCGTTTCTGGGGCTCCGTCCCCTTGACCCGGGAGGCGGCATTCACGGCGCGGAGCGTTGCGCCAGTCCTGGGCCCCGCAGGCTCCCGGGGAAGCCCAGCCCTGCCGGGGGCGGCCCCGGCTCTGGCCCTCGCCCCAGCACGCGGGGACCAGGCCGGGGTCGCGGCGGcttcggggcgggggggcagctgCGGCCGCCGAGCTTTGTTCTATGAATAGCCCGCTCCCCCCGCCGCCAGCCCCGGCTTAATGGCCCGTCTCGCCGGGTCCCTTCGGCGGCCACCGCGCTCAGCTTCTGCAGCCGGCATTGTCCTGCGGCCGGGCCCCCGCCGCGGTCGCCCGCAGGGTGCAGGGTGAGGGAGACCTGGGCCGAGGGCTGCCTTCCCCGAGGccctggacccccccccccccccgcgcggcCCGCGACCTTCGTCCCCGCATCCCTCGCGCCGCAGGCCGGGTCCCCTGGCGGCCCCCTCTCCGAGTCAGGGGAAGGAGAGACCTCACTGCCCCTTCCCTTCCGCAGACGCGTCCCAGGTGTGTCCCTAAAGGGTAAGGGGGCAGGAGAGTTGAGCTTCGTTGGGTCCGCGAAGAGGGATCCCGGAGGATGCGTCAACTTCTTGAACGTTTGGGGGCTACCATCCTCAGAGAGTTTCTTCCCTGTttctatacacacacagacaccccaaCAGTAATTTCAGGAAAGTCGCCACCCGTTTGACAGGAGCAAAGGGCTGGTAAGCTGTTGAGGGGAAAGTGCCTTCTGCTAAAATGCACGCTCTGGAGGCCACGGGTTAGGAGGCCTCACAATTAGGCTTCATtctgaaaggaaacagaataCCAGGCGGATTTATTTTCCATACTTTGGGCCAACTCTGGCTTTCCGAAGTGCAGTCTTTGGTTTGAACCTGAATCCAGAGCCGCcgcccccacctctgctcccagACACCCCAACTCCCTTCATCCCTGACATTCATGAGCCTGGAGGGTGCCTTGTTGACACACTATCCAGGTTAGTTTGATCTTTCACATTAAGGCAGCAGAGGAATTAATTGTCCTCTTCCCATCTCCGAATCCACTGCCCTGGGTGACCCCCCAAAACATCTTCGGTGCCTTGCCTAGATTCAGCTCCCACCCCCTCTCCTACCTCCCTTCCCCAGAAGCCGGGAAGAAATAAAGCTGCAGAGAAGGTTCTAGATTCCCGCCAGTGGGAATAGCTACAAGCATGGGGGCATGACTTAAGTAGAAGGAGACGCAGGAGCTCTGAGTTCTGCTAACTTCCCAGTGTGTCCTTGGCCCTCCATCACTTAGAGGTGCAGAGGTCCCAAACTGGCTGCCAGCTACACAGCCTGAGAGCAGTTTTATTTAGCCCacgcagtgtgtgtgtgttcaatttTGTGCCAGCTGCCATACAACTTTTAAACAAAGACTTCAAATATTCTGAATTTCTAGCTtctcttgaaataaaaagaagttggGGGGTGGACATTTGGCAAAGTACTTTCAGCCCATAAAAATCAGGGGAGAaagctccttccttcctctagGTTGATGCAATTCCATTCTACAGCTTGCTGAACAAGAGCCAGGGGGAATGGGCTTCagcctccacccccccaccccccccacccccccatgtgCCCTTCTGTGATGCACAGCTCACAGGCACATTTGGTAGCAACTCGCTCAGGCCAAGTGCTCCCTAGTTCTCTACACTCCTCCCCACTCAATGGGTCTCCTAGGCCTTTGAGTTTAGGGGCAGGAGTGAAGAACCCGCCTCAGGAACTCCCCACTGCCCAGAGGAGTCATGACACGGTCTGCCTCCTGTTCTGCCCCTAAAGCTAGCAGGGGGTGCTACAAGCTGACCAAAGTCAAGTGCAGCTTCGGCttacttctgcttttctttttgccACTTGGGAATGTTGAGCTCGGTGGTCACTTCCTGCTTAAGCTAGGTCCTCACTGGTGGTATGCAGAGCGAGAGGGAATACGGTCTGCTTCCAGGACCCCTTGCTAGCCAGGGGAGTTGTCAAAGCACTGACTTCAATGTCATCCACCACCTGGTCATCCTTGGGGAAGCATACATTTCTTCCCAGAGCCTCTCAGAGCCATGAAAGGCCTCAGTCATTTTAACCTTTTTTGAGACTGccaatattttagaaaacaaatatctTCCAAGAAATTGTTATTCTGATAACAATATGCGTTAGGTGTTTATATTAGCAAATTAATGCTTTTAAACACAATAGTATGATGTAAGTATGCTATTCGAGAGATAAATATAGGATTTATCGCAAATACTGATTCCTAGTGTGCTCCAGGAAGTGCGGTCCAGGGATGAGATGCAGAATTAAAGTTGTGTCTTAATTACCATCCCTCAATCCTATCAGGACACCTCTGGGAATGCCCATATCAGATTTGGAGATGGTTTCCAAAGCCTAAATCCAGGTCATAGGTCCTGCCGCTGCCCAGAAGAAAGGCATCCCTGAGGGCTTTCAAGGTAGAGACTTAAGG
Proteins encoded:
- the LOC112668079 gene encoding uncharacterized protein LOC112668079, with translation MGAQSREAMRKILSPLGRGRQPRSIRGRECRWWGRDEREGGGRRAAGRVLPGRVGGGRGAWGVGLETGRRGRAGPLKPAPGSRGGRAYPPGLGDRRRALPPLLCAARRDPLPGPAAGVLPRRRLQLPPRSRQHRPARERREQKSCRERQLGFSPLLRCSRQGLFMDTSAALLVQRSPYLLSECLISFHHDPVGMQKILPITENSIITSNIPP